One Bradyrhizobium sp. CCGB12 genomic window carries:
- the thiL gene encoding thiamine-phosphate kinase — MTQDKKQISAEDSLIARYFKPLATDPGAFGLVDDAAVLSSSGEDIVVTTDAVVEGVHYLATDPPDTIARKALRVNLSDLAAKGAVPAGFVLTLALRNREDAWLRPFADALGEDAKAFLCPLLGGDTVSTPGPQMISITAFGRVPRGRMVGRIGARPGDRILVTGTIGDAALGLDVLTGGAAAAAIASDPQAQEMLVSRYRIPQPRNVLAPAVRDHATAAMDVSDGLAGDLTKLCAASRVSATVDVSSVPLSAAAASLITRNAVCVETLLAGGDDYEVLCTVPPAQSDALIASGRVAGLAVTAIGTIVAGHERPRFLDGQGQELTLKRLSYSHF, encoded by the coding sequence GTGACGCAGGACAAAAAACAGATATCCGCCGAAGACTCCCTCATCGCGCGCTATTTCAAGCCGCTGGCGACCGATCCCGGCGCGTTCGGGCTGGTCGATGACGCCGCCGTGCTCTCCTCATCCGGCGAGGACATCGTCGTCACCACCGACGCCGTCGTCGAGGGCGTGCACTATCTTGCCACCGATCCGCCTGACACCATTGCGCGCAAGGCGCTGCGGGTGAACCTGTCCGATCTCGCGGCCAAGGGCGCGGTGCCGGCCGGCTTCGTGCTGACGCTGGCGCTGCGGAACAGGGAGGATGCCTGGCTCAGGCCGTTTGCAGATGCGCTCGGCGAGGACGCAAAGGCCTTCTTATGTCCGCTGCTCGGCGGCGACACAGTCTCGACCCCCGGACCGCAGATGATCTCCATCACGGCCTTCGGCCGCGTGCCGCGGGGACGGATGGTCGGCCGTATCGGCGCGCGGCCGGGCGACCGTATTCTGGTGACGGGCACGATCGGGGACGCCGCGCTCGGCCTCGATGTGCTCACGGGCGGCGCCGCTGCTGCGGCGATCGCGTCCGACCCGCAGGCGCAGGAGATGCTAGTCTCGCGCTACCGCATTCCGCAGCCGCGCAACGTGTTGGCGCCAGCCGTGCGCGACCATGCGACCGCCGCGATGGATGTCTCCGACGGGCTCGCCGGCGACCTGACGAAACTCTGTGCGGCGTCACGGGTCTCGGCTACGGTCGACGTGTCGAGCGTGCCGCTCTCCGCCGCGGCGGCAAGCCTGATCACCCGCAACGCTGTTTGCGTCGAGACGCTGCTGGCCGGTGGCGACGATTACGAGGTGCTGTGCACCGTTCCGCCGGCGCAAAGCGATGCGCTGATTGCCTCGGGCCGGGTGGCCGGCCTTGCCGTCACGGCAATCGGCACGATCGTCGCGGGCCATGAGCGGCCGCGCTTCCTGGACGGGCAGGGGCAGGAACTGACTTTGAAGCGCCTTTCGTACAGCCACTTTTAG
- a CDS encoding sodium-translocating pyrophosphatase, with the protein MTALWLIVLCGVLSVVYAIWATSSVLSADAGTPRMQEIAGAVAEGAQAYLRRQYTTIGLVGIVIFVLLAYFLGLYVAIGFAIGAILSGAAGFIGMNVSVRANVRTAQAATTSLAGGLELAFKAGAITGMLVAGLALLGVTLYFGFLVHSLKLAPDSRTVVDAMVALGFGASLISIFARLGGGIFTKGADVGGDLVGKVEAGIPEDDPRNPATIADNVGDNVGDCAGMAADLFETYAVTAVATMVLAAIFFAKTPILANMMTLPLAIGGICIITSIIGTFFVKLGPSQSIMGALYKGLIATGILSLIGIALVIYYLIGFGKLDGVDYTGMALFECGVVGLIVTALIIWITEYYTGTDYRPVKSIAQASVTGHGTNVIQGLAVSMEATALPAIVIIAGILVTYSLAGLFGIAIATATMLALAGMVVALDAFGPVTDNAGGIAEMAGLPKEVRKSTDALDAVGNTTKAVTKGYAIGSAGLGALVLFAAYNQDLKFFVADSAHHPYFAGVNPDFSLNNPYVVVGLLFGGLLPYLFGAMGMTAVGRAAGAIVEEVRRQFREKPGIMQGTDKPDYGKAVDLLTRAAIKEMIIPSLLPVLSPIVVYFLIYAIAGGGVAGKSAAFSAVGAMLLGVIVTGLFVAISMTSGGGAWDNAKKYIEDGHFGGKGSDAHKSAVTGDTVGDPYKDTAGPAVNPMIKITNIVALLLLAILAH; encoded by the coding sequence ATGACAGCATTATGGTTGATAGTGCTCTGCGGAGTGCTTTCCGTCGTCTACGCGATTTGGGCGACGTCTTCGGTGTTGAGCGCGGATGCGGGGACGCCGCGCATGCAGGAGATTGCAGGCGCAGTCGCTGAAGGCGCACAGGCTTACTTGCGGCGCCAATACACCACGATCGGTCTCGTCGGCATCGTCATCTTCGTGCTGCTTGCCTATTTCCTCGGGCTCTATGTCGCGATCGGTTTCGCCATCGGCGCCATCCTGTCGGGGGCGGCCGGCTTCATCGGCATGAACGTCTCGGTCCGCGCCAATGTGCGCACTGCCCAGGCCGCAACGACCTCCCTCGCCGGCGGCCTCGAACTCGCCTTCAAGGCGGGCGCTATCACCGGCATGCTGGTGGCGGGTCTCGCGCTGCTTGGCGTGACCCTCTATTTCGGGTTCCTGGTCCATTCGCTGAAGCTTGCGCCCGACAGCCGCACCGTGGTCGACGCCATGGTGGCGCTCGGCTTTGGCGCCTCGCTGATCTCGATCTTCGCCCGTCTCGGCGGCGGCATCTTCACCAAGGGTGCGGATGTCGGCGGTGACCTCGTCGGCAAGGTCGAGGCCGGCATCCCCGAGGACGATCCACGCAACCCGGCCACCATCGCCGACAACGTCGGCGACAATGTCGGCGACTGCGCCGGCATGGCTGCCGACCTGTTCGAGACCTACGCGGTGACCGCGGTCGCCACCATGGTCCTGGCGGCGATCTTCTTCGCCAAGACGCCGATCCTCGCCAACATGATGACGCTGCCGCTCGCCATCGGCGGAATCTGCATCATCACCTCGATCATCGGCACCTTCTTCGTCAAGCTCGGGCCGAGCCAGTCGATCATGGGCGCGCTCTACAAGGGCCTGATTGCGACCGGCATCCTGTCGCTGATCGGCATCGCGCTGGTGATCTACTACCTGATCGGCTTCGGCAAGCTCGATGGCGTCGACTACACCGGCATGGCGCTGTTCGAGTGCGGCGTGGTCGGTCTCATCGTCACCGCGCTGATCATCTGGATCACCGAGTACTACACCGGCACCGACTACCGTCCGGTGAAGTCGATCGCCCAGGCTTCTGTGACCGGTCACGGCACCAACGTGATCCAGGGGCTCGCCGTCTCGATGGAAGCGACCGCGCTGCCTGCGATCGTCATCATCGCCGGCATCCTGGTCACCTACAGCCTCGCCGGGCTGTTCGGCATCGCGATCGCGACCGCCACCATGCTGGCGCTGGCCGGCATGGTCGTCGCGCTCGACGCCTTCGGCCCCGTCACCGACAATGCCGGTGGCATTGCCGAGATGGCGGGACTGCCGAAGGAGGTGCGCAAGTCGACCGACGCACTCGACGCGGTCGGCAACACCACCAAGGCGGTGACCAAGGGCTACGCGATCGGCTCGGCCGGTCTCGGCGCCCTCGTGCTGTTCGCGGCCTACAACCAGGACCTCAAGTTCTTCGTTGCGGACTCCGCGCACCATCCCTACTTCGCCGGCGTCAATCCGGACTTCTCGCTCAACAACCCCTACGTGGTCGTGGGCCTCTTGTTCGGCGGCCTGTTGCCGTATCTGTTCGGCGCGATGGGCATGACCGCCGTCGGCCGCGCCGCCGGCGCGATCGTCGAGGAGGTGCGGCGTCAGTTCCGCGAGAAGCCGGGCATCATGCAGGGCACCGACAAGCCTGATTACGGCAAGGCGGTCGACCTGCTCACCCGTGCGGCGATCAAGGAGATGATCATCCCCTCGCTGCTTCCGGTGCTGTCGCCCATCGTCGTCTACTTCTTGATCTATGCGATCGCGGGTGGCGGGGTAGCCGGCAAGTCGGCGGCGTTCTCCGCGGTGGGCGCGATGCTGCTCGGCGTGATCGTGACGGGCCTGTTCGTCGCGATCTCCATGACCTCGGGCGGCGGCGCCTGGGACAACGCCAAGAAGTACATCGAGGACGGTCACTTCGGCGGTAAGGGCAGTGACGCGCACAAATCGGCGGTGACCGGCGACACCGTCGGCGATCCCTACAAGGACACGGCCGGCCCCGCGGTGAACCCGATGATCAAGATCACCAACATCGTGGCCTTGCTGCTGCTGGCGATCCTGGCGCACTGA
- a CDS encoding tripartite tricarboxylate transporter substrate binding protein — MPKKFLSRRHVLAGAAGLSAAAILPRSSLADWKPTENVRLVVPAAAGGSTDVMGRLLAAHLQTAWGQSAVVENRSGGGGTIGTAEVVRAKPDGHTILVGNPGPNAIAYSIFKNLTYKPDQLQPVSNMIRIPNIVSAHPKTGIKSIAELIAYLKANPDKLSYASSGVGQSPHLTGAWFLQLTGLKMTHIPFRGAGPALQAALAGDIQILFDNLYPSLPQVQNGTLNGLCVTTTERSELAPNLPTMRESAPELANFDVSSWFSVFLPKGVSPEVLNALNLQVKAMLERDDVKKNIAAMGARADYGTPEQFSAFVDAETKKFAGIIQKEGLQMDVQ, encoded by the coding sequence GTGCCCAAGAAATTTCTGTCCCGTCGTCATGTGCTCGCTGGCGCTGCCGGTCTCTCGGCCGCAGCGATCCTGCCACGCTCAAGCCTGGCCGACTGGAAGCCTACCGAGAACGTTCGCCTCGTTGTGCCGGCGGCAGCCGGCGGCTCGACCGACGTCATGGGCCGGCTCCTGGCCGCCCATCTGCAAACCGCCTGGGGTCAGTCGGCCGTCGTGGAAAACCGCTCGGGCGGCGGCGGCACGATCGGCACGGCCGAGGTGGTCCGCGCCAAGCCTGATGGTCACACCATCCTGGTCGGCAATCCGGGGCCGAACGCGATCGCCTACAGCATCTTCAAGAACCTCACCTACAAGCCGGACCAGCTTCAGCCGGTCTCCAACATGATACGGATTCCGAACATCGTCTCGGCGCATCCGAAGACCGGCATCAAGTCGATCGCCGAGCTGATCGCATACCTGAAAGCCAATCCGGACAAGCTCAGCTACGCCTCCTCCGGCGTCGGCCAGAGCCCTCACCTCACCGGCGCCTGGTTTCTCCAGCTCACCGGGCTGAAGATGACCCACATTCCGTTCCGCGGCGCCGGCCCCGCACTTCAGGCCGCGCTCGCCGGCGACATCCAGATCCTGTTCGACAATCTCTATCCGAGCCTGCCGCAGGTGCAGAACGGCACGCTCAATGGCCTCTGCGTCACCACGACCGAGCGCAGCGAGCTCGCGCCGAACCTGCCGACCATGCGCGAGAGCGCGCCGGAGCTGGCGAACTTCGACGTATCGTCGTGGTTCTCCGTCTTCCTGCCGAAGGGGGTCTCACCCGAGGTGCTGAACGCGCTCAATCTCCAGGTCAAGGCGATGCTCGAGCGCGACGATGTCAAGAAGAACATAGCCGCCATGGGCGCCCGCGCCGATTACGGCACGCCCGAGCAGTTCTCCGCCTTCGTGGACGCCGAGACGAAGAAGTTCGCCGGCATCATCCAGAAGGAAGGCCTGCAGATGGACGTGCAATAG
- a CDS encoding outer membrane protein assembly factor BamE, whose translation MTITNQTSLRADKRRGLHARWRSLRMLAAATLVGAALAGCTGEQFQKGYILPPGALEQIPIGASQDQVLIVMGTPSTVATLDGEVFYYISQRSERMVAFMNQKVVDQRVIAIYFDKNRRVRRLANYGLQDGKIFDFISRTTPTSGQEMSYLTPLFKLLSFN comes from the coding sequence ATGACGATAACGAACCAGACCAGCCTGCGCGCTGACAAGCGGCGCGGCCTTCATGCACGCTGGCGCAGCTTGCGCATGCTCGCGGCCGCGACCCTCGTCGGTGCAGCGCTTGCGGGCTGCACCGGTGAGCAATTCCAGAAGGGTTACATCCTGCCGCCCGGCGCGCTGGAGCAGATTCCGATCGGTGCAAGCCAGGACCAGGTGCTGATCGTGATGGGTACGCCCTCCACCGTCGCAACCCTCGACGGCGAGGTGTTCTACTACATCTCGCAGCGCTCGGAGCGGATGGTCGCCTTCATGAACCAGAAGGTGGTCGACCAGCGTGTGATCGCGATCTATTTCGACAAGAACCGGCGCGTGCGCCGGCTGGCGAATTACGGCCTCCAGGACGGCAAGATCTTCGACTTCATCAGCCGCACCACGCCGACGTCGGGCCAGGAGATGAGCTACCTCACGCCGCTGTTCAAGCTGCTCAGCTTTAACTGA
- a CDS encoding ubiquinol-cytochrome C chaperone family protein — MLWPFNHFRKPRLAPRGTIEAIYGMIVTQAREPIFYRDLGVPDTVNGRFDLLLLHLWLLLRRLRTAQGATELSQALFDRFCEDMDDNLREMGVGDQTVPKRMRAFGEAFYGRVQAYDQALEGGGEALASAICKNILNGTGMDQAQRLAAYARATEADLGRADEAALLRASFRFPPALPEDVTR; from the coding sequence ATGCTTTGGCCGTTCAATCACTTCAGAAAACCCCGGCTAGCCCCGCGCGGCACCATTGAGGCCATCTATGGCATGATCGTGACGCAGGCGCGAGAACCCATATTTTACCGTGACTTGGGCGTGCCGGATACGGTTAACGGGCGTTTCGACCTGTTGCTGCTGCATCTCTGGCTGCTGCTGCGCCGCCTGCGTACCGCCCAGGGCGCCACGGAACTGTCTCAGGCGCTGTTCGACCGCTTCTGCGAGGACATGGACGACAATCTGCGCGAGATGGGCGTGGGCGACCAGACCGTGCCGAAGCGGATGCGGGCGTTCGGCGAGGCCTTTTACGGTCGCGTCCAGGCTTATGACCAGGCCTTGGAAGGCGGCGGCGAGGCGCTGGCGTCGGCGATCTGCAAGAATATCTTGAACGGGACCGGCATGGATCAGGCGCAGAGGCTCGCGGCCTATGCCCGGGCCACGGAAGCCGATCTCGGCCGGGCCGATGAGGCCGCGCTCTTGCGCGCGTCCTTTAGGTTTCCTCCGGCCCTCCCAGAGGATGTGACGCGATGA
- a CDS encoding DUF177 domain-containing protein, translated as MSRPTTGSGPDPWRASVIVAQIPDTGLHRELEASAAERQAMAEIAGLREVLSAQATFDVVPKSGGRVQVTGLVRGRIGQTCVVTLDPIESEIEEEVDLMFAPEAEARRLADLIEEGQDGEGPPDVADPPEAIVNGIIDLGRLATDALFLAIDPYPRKEGAVFEAEVIAPDPEDHPFAALKALQDRKKRK; from the coding sequence ATGAGCCGACCAACGACCGGATCCGGGCCCGATCCCTGGCGGGCGTCCGTCATCGTGGCGCAGATCCCCGACACTGGTCTGCATCGCGAACTCGAGGCCTCCGCGGCCGAACGGCAGGCCATGGCCGAAATCGCCGGCCTGCGGGAGGTCCTGTCCGCCCAAGCCACCTTCGATGTCGTGCCGAAAAGCGGCGGGCGGGTCCAGGTCACGGGACTGGTCCGCGGCCGGATCGGCCAGACCTGCGTTGTCACGCTCGATCCGATTGAGAGCGAGATCGAGGAGGAGGTGGACCTGATGTTCGCGCCCGAGGCCGAGGCGCGCCGCCTGGCCGACCTGATCGAGGAGGGGCAGGACGGTGAGGGGCCGCCTGATGTCGCCGACCCTCCGGAGGCGATCGTCAACGGCATCATCGACCTCGGCCGTCTTGCCACTGACGCGCTGTTCCTGGCGATCGATCCCTATCCGCGCAAGGAGGGGGCCGTGTTTGAGGCGGAGGTCATCGCTCCCGATCCGGAGGACCATCCGTTCGCAGCGCTCAAGGCACTTCAGGACAGGAAGAAGCGCAAATAG
- the plsX gene encoding phosphate acyltransferase PlsX, whose translation MPSKVRIALDAMGGDVGPAVVIPGAAISLGRHRDSEFLLVGDRARIEPELEQHPALKAASTIIHTDVAVSMHDKPSQALRRGRKTSSMWLAIDAVKKGEADVAISAGNTGALMAMARFHLRTLPGIDRPAISGIWPTRRGESVVLDLGATIGGDAHHLVSLALMGAAMASVLFDKKRPTVGLLNIGAEEIKGHEEIREASEILRARNLPELDYIGFVEGDGIGKGLADVIVTEGFSGNIALKAAEGTARQMAELLRNEMQRSWLSKLGYLFARSAFQALRDKMDPNKSNGGVFLGLKGLVVKSHGGISAEGFAYAIDVGYEMAHYDLLNKINQMLNREGGALSSVQAAQEAVS comes from the coding sequence ATGCCAAGCAAGGTTCGTATCGCGCTGGACGCCATGGGGGGCGATGTCGGCCCCGCCGTGGTCATTCCGGGCGCGGCCATCTCGCTTGGCAGGCACCGCGACAGCGAATTCCTGCTGGTCGGCGACCGCGCCAGGATCGAGCCGGAGCTCGAACAGCACCCCGCGCTCAAGGCCGCCTCGACGATCATTCATACCGACGTCGCCGTCAGCATGCATGACAAGCCGAGCCAGGCGCTGCGGCGCGGCCGCAAGACCTCCTCGATGTGGCTCGCGATCGATGCTGTGAAGAAGGGCGAGGCGGATGTCGCGATCTCCGCCGGCAATACCGGCGCGCTGATGGCGATGGCGCGATTCCACCTGCGCACGCTGCCGGGCATCGACCGGCCTGCCATCTCCGGGATATGGCCGACCAGGCGCGGCGAGTCCGTCGTGCTCGACCTCGGCGCCACCATCGGCGGTGACGCGCACCATCTGGTATCGCTCGCGCTCATGGGCGCGGCGATGGCCAGCGTGTTGTTCGACAAGAAGCGGCCCACGGTCGGCCTGCTCAATATCGGGGCCGAGGAGATCAAGGGGCACGAGGAGATCCGCGAGGCCAGCGAGATCCTCCGCGCGAGGAACCTGCCGGAGCTCGACTATATCGGCTTCGTCGAGGGCGACGGCATCGGCAAGGGGCTGGCCGACGTCATCGTCACCGAGGGCTTCAGCGGCAACATCGCACTGAAGGCTGCCGAGGGAACCGCGCGCCAGATGGCGGAATTACTCCGCAACGAGATGCAGCGGAGCTGGCTGTCCAAGCTCGGCTATCTCTTCGCGCGCAGCGCCTTCCAGGCCCTGCGCGACAAGATGGACCCGAACAAGTCCAACGGCGGCGTGTTCCTGGGTCTGAAAGGACTGGTTGTCAAAAGCCACGGCGGAATCAGCGCCGAAGGCTTTGCCTATGCGATCGATGTTGGCTATGAGATGGCTCACTACGATCTCCTGAACAAGATCAATCAGATGCTCAACCGCGAGGGTGGTGCACTCAGTTCCGTGCAGGCCGCGCAGGAGGCTGTTTCGTGA
- a CDS encoding beta-ketoacyl-ACP synthase III, translating into MTKIRSVVLGCGSYLPEQVVTNAQLAARIDTSDEWIVQRTGIRERHVAAEGEFTSHLAIKAAQAALTDAGVDAQSIELIVLATSTPDNTFPATAVAVQHGLGINHGAAFDLQAVCSGFVFALATADNFLRTGAYKRALVIGAETFSRILDWNDRGTCVLFGDGAGAVVLEAQEQPGNAATDRGIVTTHLRSDGRHKAKLFVDGGPSSTQTVGHLRMEGREVFKHAVGMITDVIVDAFQATGLNADSIDWFVPHQANKRIIDASAHKLHIAPEKVVLTVDRHGNTSAASIPLALSVARRDGRIKKGDLVLLEAMGGGFTWGSALVRW; encoded by the coding sequence GTGACGAAAATTCGTTCGGTCGTGCTCGGCTGCGGCTCTTATCTGCCGGAGCAGGTGGTGACCAACGCCCAGCTGGCGGCGCGGATCGACACCTCCGACGAGTGGATCGTGCAGCGCACCGGCATCCGTGAACGGCATGTCGCAGCCGAGGGCGAGTTCACCTCGCACCTGGCGATCAAGGCGGCGCAGGCTGCGCTCACCGACGCCGGCGTGGATGCGCAGTCGATCGAGCTGATCGTGCTGGCGACCTCGACGCCGGACAACACGTTCCCTGCAACGGCTGTCGCCGTGCAGCACGGGCTCGGCATCAACCACGGCGCGGCGTTCGACCTCCAGGCGGTCTGCTCGGGCTTTGTGTTCGCGCTCGCCACCGCCGACAATTTCCTGCGCACCGGGGCCTACAAGCGCGCGCTGGTGATCGGCGCCGAGACCTTCTCGCGCATCCTCGACTGGAATGATCGCGGCACCTGCGTGCTGTTCGGCGACGGCGCCGGCGCCGTGGTGCTGGAGGCGCAGGAACAGCCGGGCAATGCCGCGACCGACCGCGGCATCGTGACCACGCATCTGCGCTCCGACGGCCGCCACAAGGCAAAACTGTTCGTCGACGGCGGCCCGTCCTCGACCCAGACCGTCGGTCATCTGCGCATGGAGGGCCGGGAGGTCTTCAAGCATGCGGTCGGCATGATCACCGACGTGATCGTCGATGCATTCCAGGCGACCGGGCTCAATGCCGACAGCATCGACTGGTTCGTGCCCCACCAGGCCAATAAGCGAATCATCGACGCCTCCGCCCACAAGCTTCATATCGCGCCGGAGAAGGTGGTGCTGACGGTGGACCGGCACGGCAATACCTCGGCGGCCTCTATTCCCTTGGCGTTGTCGGTGGCGCGCAGGGACGGCCGCATCAAGAAGGGCGACCTGGTCCTGCTGGAAGCCATGGGCGGCGGCTTCACCTGGGGCTCCGCACTCGTGCGCTGGTAG
- a CDS encoding integration host factor subunit alpha, producing MTDQSKTVTRVDLCEAVYQKVGLSRTESSAFVELVLKEITDCLEKGETVKLSSFGSFMVRKKGQRIGRNPKTGTEVPISPRRVMVFKPSAILKQRINTQHRTNGDASKAQPEA from the coding sequence ATGACCGATCAAAGCAAAACCGTAACGCGTGTTGATCTCTGCGAAGCCGTCTACCAGAAGGTGGGCCTGTCGCGCACAGAATCGTCCGCCTTCGTGGAACTCGTGCTGAAGGAGATCACCGACTGCCTCGAGAAGGGCGAGACGGTGAAATTGTCCTCGTTCGGCTCCTTCATGGTGCGCAAGAAGGGTCAGCGCATCGGTCGTAACCCGAAGACGGGTACCGAGGTGCCGATCTCGCCGCGGCGCGTCATGGTGTTCAAGCCGTCGGCGATCCTGAAGCAGCGGATCAACACCCAGCACCGCACCAATGGCGATGCCAGCAAGGCTCAACCCGAGGCGTAA
- a CDS encoding MerR family transcriptional regulator gives MDKAPDAFRTISEVAQELDIPQHVLRFWETRFAQIKPMKRSGGRRYYRPDDVDLLKGIRRLLYGEGYTIRGVQRILKEHGVKSVQGLADSAAAVSFGAIEDAIGASLMEPDDEGPIAGVTDTDDDDYQGDEEEGIDFRFAEIDDEEILTTFRKGGAAAAPAGPSALDRERLGRALADLVACREMLDQALKDG, from the coding sequence TTGGACAAGGCGCCGGATGCGTTCCGAACCATCAGCGAAGTAGCGCAGGAGCTCGACATCCCGCAGCATGTGCTGCGGTTCTGGGAGACCCGCTTCGCCCAGATCAAGCCGATGAAGCGCAGCGGCGGCCGCCGCTATTACCGCCCCGACGACGTCGACCTGCTCAAGGGCATCCGCCGGCTCCTGTACGGCGAGGGCTACACCATCCGCGGGGTGCAGCGGATACTGAAAGAGCACGGCGTCAAATCGGTGCAGGGCCTCGCCGACAGCGCGGCCGCGGTCTCCTTCGGGGCGATCGAGGACGCCATCGGCGCGAGCTTGATGGAGCCCGACGACGAAGGCCCCATCGCGGGCGTCACCGACACCGACGATGACGACTACCAGGGCGACGAGGAAGAAGGCATCGACTTCCGCTTCGCCGAGATCGACGACGAGGAGATCCTCACCACCTTCCGCAAGGGCGGCGCTGCCGCAGCGCCCGCCGGCCCCAGCGCGCTGGACCGGGAGCGGCTGGGGCGGGCGCTCGCGGACCTCGTCGCCTGCCGGGAGATGCTGGATCAGGCGTTGAAGGACGGGTAG
- a CDS encoding PilZ domain-containing protein has product MKNTGHSRADLAGWSMVETRRAPRFRVAKPAQIERGGDKTPCIIRNISTSGAALQLLQLTDRIPAAFTLIIPEDDLKLPCRVVWRTPFRVGVTFV; this is encoded by the coding sequence ATGAAGAATACGGGTCATTCTAGGGCCGATCTAGCAGGCTGGAGCATGGTAGAGACCAGGCGTGCACCACGCTTCCGCGTAGCAAAGCCAGCGCAGATCGAGCGTGGGGGCGATAAAACCCCCTGCATAATCCGCAATATTTCGACGTCGGGTGCTGCGCTGCAACTGCTGCAATTGACTGACCGAATACCAGCCGCTTTCACATTGATCATACCGGAAGACGATCTGAAGTTGCCCTGTCGCGTGGTCTGGCGGACTCCCTTCAGGGTCGGTGTGACGTTCGTTTGA
- a CDS encoding septal ring lytic transglycosylase RlpA family protein codes for MHLLIRMVAIATVPAWIGLNADSAAAQDFNDRWSIIPKAHAEPAPGGLEQKEDEPQAPPPNEQEPLQEPLKDRPGLRSFNRVFSGKASYYWYSKGKTASGSVFNRNHLTAAHRSLPFGTKVRVTHGGSSVIVAINDRGPFIRGRVLDLSLAAARSLGITDRGVAQVRAEVL; via the coding sequence ATGCATCTTCTCATCAGAATGGTGGCGATTGCGACAGTCCCTGCTTGGATCGGATTGAATGCGGACTCTGCTGCAGCACAGGATTTCAACGACCGATGGTCCATCATTCCGAAGGCTCACGCAGAGCCGGCTCCTGGGGGACTCGAACAGAAGGAGGATGAACCGCAAGCGCCACCTCCAAACGAACAAGAGCCATTGCAAGAGCCACTGAAAGATCGCCCAGGCTTGCGATCGTTCAATCGAGTCTTTTCCGGAAAAGCCTCCTACTATTGGTATTCCAAAGGCAAGACAGCGAGCGGCTCGGTATTCAATCGGAATCACCTGACGGCAGCGCATCGCAGTCTGCCGTTCGGCACCAAGGTCCGCGTGACCCATGGCGGAAGCAGCGTCATCGTCGCCATCAATGACCGAGGCCCGTTCATTCGTGGCCGCGTGCTCGATCTCTCGCTCGCTGCCGCGCGCAGCCTGGGGATTACGGATCGTGGCGTAGCTCAGGTTCGTGCCGAGGTGTTGTAG
- a CDS encoding TetR/AcrR family transcriptional regulator codes for MARKPPTKPRKNASQARSRATVDALIEATARILVRDGFEKTSTNRIAEIAGVSVGSLYQYFPSKEALVVAVIDRHNEEIMKIVRAAFVEVADMPIEKAVRRLVTVAIEAHHIDPNLHRVLAEQIPRSGRLAEVEAFNHEVHALVRAYLESRRKEMRKIDPGLAAFICVSAIEAVAHNTVLNQAEMLTEKTVRTLVDETTRMVVGYLS; via the coding sequence ATGGCGCGCAAACCGCCGACAAAACCCCGGAAAAATGCCTCGCAAGCGCGATCGCGCGCCACCGTCGACGCATTGATCGAGGCAACCGCTCGCATTCTGGTCCGCGATGGCTTTGAGAAGACCAGCACCAACCGCATCGCCGAGATCGCCGGCGTCAGCGTCGGCTCGCTCTACCAGTATTTTCCGAGCAAGGAGGCGCTGGTTGTCGCCGTGATCGACCGTCACAACGAGGAGATCATGAAAATCGTCCGCGCCGCCTTCGTCGAAGTCGCGGACATGCCGATCGAGAAGGCCGTACGCCGCCTCGTCACGGTCGCGATCGAGGCCCATCACATCGATCCGAATCTGCACCGCGTCCTCGCCGAACAGATCCCGCGGTCGGGCCGGCTCGCCGAAGTCGAGGCCTTCAATCACGAGGTCCACGCCCTCGTGCGCGCCTATCTCGAAAGCCGCCGCAAGGAGATGCGCAAGATCGACCCTGGCCTCGCCGCCTTCATCTGCGTCAGCGCGATCGAAGCGGTCGCACATAACACGGTGCTGAATCAGGCCGAGATGCTCACGGAGAAGACGGTGCGGACGCTGGTGGACGAGACGACGCGGATGGTGGTGGGGTATTTGAGTTAG